ACGCCGTCGACGCCTTCTACGTCACCACCGGCACGGGCGCGCCGCTGCCGGACGGGGACGCGGCATCGCTGGCGCGCGTGCTCGAGGAGACCCTGCGGGCATGACCCTGCCCCGGTGAGTTCGGCGCCGGGATACCCTTGAGGGCGATTCCAAGAAGCCACCGACCCCGAGGACCGCGAGCGCCGTGTTCGACACTCTCTCCGATCGCCTGTCAGCGACTTTCAAGAACCTGCGCGGCAAGGGACGGCTCTCCGAGGCGGATGTCGACGCCACGGCACGTGAGATCCGTATCGCGCTCCTCGAAGCGGACGTGGCGCTGCCCGTCGTGCGTTCCTTCATCAAGAACCTGAAGGAGCGCGCGCTCGGCGCCGAGGTCTCCCGGGCGCTGAACCCGGCCCAGCAGGTCCTGAAGATCGTCAACGAGGAACTGGTCACCATCCTCGGCGGCGAGACCCGGCGGCTGCGCTTCGCCAAGCAGCCCCCCACCGTCATCATGCTGGCGGGTCTCCAGGGTGCCGGTAAGACCACCCTGGCGGGCAAGCTCGGCAAGTGGCTCAAGGACCAGGGCCACTCGCCGCTGCTGGTCGCCGCCGACCTCCAGCGCCCGAACGCCGTCAACCAGCTCAGCGTCGTCGCCGACCGCGCCGGCGTCGCCGTCTACGCCCCGGAGCCGGGCAACGGCGTGGGCGACCCGGTCAAGGTCGCCAAGGACTCCATCGACTTCGCGAAGTCCAAGGTCCACGACATCGTGATCGTGGACACCGCCGGCCGTCTCGGCATCGACCAGGAGATGATGCAGCAGGCCGCGGACATCCGCGACGCCGTCTCCCCGGACGAGATCCTGTTCGTCGTCGACGCGATGATCGGCCAGGACGCCGTCAACACCGCCGAGGCCTTCCGCGACGGCGTCGGCTTCGACGGCGTGGTCCTCTCCAAGCTCGACGGTGACGCCCGCGGTGGTGCGGCGCTCTCGATCCGCCAGATCACCGGCAAGCCGATCATGTTCGCGTCGAACGGCGAGAAGCTGGACGACTTCGACGCGTTCCACCCGGACCGGATGGCCTCCCGCATCCTCGACATGGGTGACCTGCTCACCCTGATCGAGCAGGCGGAGAAGACCTTCAGCCAGGAAGAGGCCGCTCAGATGGCCTCGAAGCTGGCGTCCAAGAAGGGCCAGGACTTCACCCTGGACGACTTCCTGGCCCAGATGGAGCAGGTCCGCAAGATGGGCTCCATCTCCAAGCTGCTCGGCATGCTCCCGGGCATGGGCCAGATCAAGGACCAGATCCAGAACATCGACGAGCGTGACGTCGACCGCACCGCCGCGATCATCAAGTCGATGACCCCGGTCGAGCGCCAGGACCCGACGATCATCAACGGCTCCCGCCGCGCCCGTATCGCCAAGGGCTCGGGCGTCGAGGTCAGCGCGGTGAAGAACCTGGTCGAGCGGTTCTTCGAGGCTCGCAAGATGATGTCCCGGATGGCCCAGGGCGGCGGCATCCCCGGCATGCCGGGGATCCCGGGCATGGGCGGCGGCCCCGGCCGGAGCAAGAAGCAGCCGAAGAAGGCCAAGGGCAAGCAGCGCTCCGGCAACCCGATGAAGCGCAAGCAGCAGGAGCTGGAGGACGCCCAGCGCCGCGAGGCGGCGGGCCAGGGCGGCGCCTTCGGCCTGCCCCAGCAGGGCGGTCAGGACTTCGAACTGCCGGACGAGTTCAAGAAGTTCATGGGCTGATCCGACCCCGCACCACACGTCGTCGAGGGCGCCCCCCGGACCCGGGGGGCGCCCTCAGCGCGTGCCGTGGTCCGTCATGTGCCGTAACGTCCTGGTATGAGCAATGCCGCGCCGCCACGCCAGGCCCCTGACCAGCCGTGGCGCGCCGAGGGCACACCGGACGAGCCGCCGAGGCGGTCCGGGGGCCCGAGACTGCGCGGCGGCCGGTGGTGGGGTCTGCTCGTCACCGCGGTGATCGTCTTCCTGCTCGCCTACTTCGGCCTGAACTACCTCGGCCAGGGCAACGAGCCGACGATCTCGTACACCGAGTTCAGCCGGGAGGTCGGCGCCGGCAACGTCGCCACGATCTACTCCAAGGGCGACGCGATCCAGGGGCAGCTCAAGAGCCCCCGCGCCAACCCCGAAGGCGGCGGCACCTACAGCAAGTTCAGGACGCAGCGGCCGGCCTTCGCGACCGACAAGCTGTGGCAGGAGCTCAGCAGCCACGGCGTCACGGTGACCGCGCGACCGGTGGTGCAGGAGCGCAGCTTCCTGTCCAACCTGCTGATCTCGCTCATCCCCATCGTGATCCTCGCCGCGGTCTGGATCTTCTTCGCCCGGCGGATCGGAGCGGGACTGGGCGGGGCCGGCGGCATGTTCGGCCGGAAACCGCCGCCCAAACCGGTCGGGCCCCGCCCCGACAGCAAACGCACCACCTTCGCGGACGTGGCCGGGATCGACGAGGTCAAGGGCGAACTGGACGACGTCGTCGACTTCCTGGAGCACCCCGACGCCTACCGCAGGATGGGCGCCAAACTGCCCCGCGGGGTGCTGCTCGCGGGCCAGCCCGGCACCGGCAAGACCCTGCTGGCCCGCGCGGTCGCCGGCGAGGCGGGCGTGCCGTTCTTCTCCGCCTCGGCGTCCGAGTTCATCGAGATGATCGTCGGTGTCGGCGCGTCCCGGGTCCGCGAGCTGTTCGCCGAGGCCCGCAAGGTGGCGCCGTCCATCATCTTCATCGACGAGATCGACACCATCGGACGGGCGCGCGGCAGCGGCGCCTCGATGAGCGGCCACGACGAGCGCGAGCAGACGCTGAACCAGATCCTCACGGAGATGGACGGCTTCTCGGGCTCCGAGGGCGTGATCGTCATCGCCGCGACCAACCGCGCGGACATCCTCGACCCGGCACTGACCCGGCCGGGCCGCTTCGACCGGGTGGTCAACGTGGCCCCGCCGGACCGCGGCGGACGCGAGGCGATCCTGCGGATCCACACCCGGGACATCCCGCTCGCCCCCGACGTGGACCTGCCCCAGATGGCACGGGTGACCCCCGGTATGACAGGTGCGGATCTGGCCAATCTCGCCAACGAGGCCGCCCTGCTCGCGGTCAAGCGCAAGCAGGACCAGGTGACCGCCGGCGACCTGTCCGAGGCGCTGGAGAAGGTGCAGCTCGGCGCCGAACGCACCCTCGTGATGCCCGAGGAGGACCGCCGCCGCACCGCCTACCACGAGAGCGGCCACGCCCTCCTCGGCATGCTCCAGCCGGGCGCCGACCCCGTCCGCAAGATCACCATCGTGCCGCGCGGCCGGGCCCTCGGCGTGACAATGTCCACCCCCGAGGTGGAGCGCTACGCGCACTCGGAGGAGTACCTGCGCGGCCGCATCATCGGCGCCCTCGGCGGAATGGCCGCGGAGGACGTCGTGTACGGCGTCGTCACCACGGGCGCCGAGAACGACCTCGAGCAGGTCACCAACATCGCGCGCGGGATGGTGGCCCGCTGGGGCATGAGCGAGCGCGTCGGCCGCCTGTCCGCCCTCCCGAGCGACGCCCAGCAGGCGTACGGCCTCGCGGCAGCCCCCCACACCCTCGACGTGATCGACGGGGAGATGCGCCGGATCGTCGACGAGTGCTACGAGGAGGCCCTCCACAAGCTCCGCGAGCACCGCGGCCGGCTCGACGCCCTGGCCGGGGCGCTCCTGGAGAGCGAGACGCTGGAGGAGGCGGAGGCCTACCGGATCGCCGGCATCCCGCGCCTGGCCAAGGAGTCCGAGACGGCGTGAGCCCGCACCGCCCCCGCCGAACGCCCCGGATCGGCCGCGCCGCCCGCTACGGCACGCGCGCGATGAGGTAGCGGAACACGTTGGGCATCCACACCGTGCCGTCCTCGCGCCGGTACGGGTGCAGCGCCTCCGTCAGCTCCTTGGTCACCTGCTTGCGGTCGGTCGCCGCGACCGCCG
Above is a genomic segment from Streptomyces collinus Tu 365 containing:
- the ffh gene encoding signal recognition particle protein; protein product: MFDTLSDRLSATFKNLRGKGRLSEADVDATAREIRIALLEADVALPVVRSFIKNLKERALGAEVSRALNPAQQVLKIVNEELVTILGGETRRLRFAKQPPTVIMLAGLQGAGKTTLAGKLGKWLKDQGHSPLLVAADLQRPNAVNQLSVVADRAGVAVYAPEPGNGVGDPVKVAKDSIDFAKSKVHDIVIVDTAGRLGIDQEMMQQAADIRDAVSPDEILFVVDAMIGQDAVNTAEAFRDGVGFDGVVLSKLDGDARGGAALSIRQITGKPIMFASNGEKLDDFDAFHPDRMASRILDMGDLLTLIEQAEKTFSQEEAAQMASKLASKKGQDFTLDDFLAQMEQVRKMGSISKLLGMLPGMGQIKDQIQNIDERDVDRTAAIIKSMTPVERQDPTIINGSRRARIAKGSGVEVSAVKNLVERFFEARKMMSRMAQGGGIPGMPGIPGMGGGPGRSKKQPKKAKGKQRSGNPMKRKQQELEDAQRREAAGQGGAFGLPQQGGQDFELPDEFKKFMG
- the ftsH gene encoding ATP-dependent zinc metalloprotease FtsH; protein product: MSNAAPPRQAPDQPWRAEGTPDEPPRRSGGPRLRGGRWWGLLVTAVIVFLLAYFGLNYLGQGNEPTISYTEFSREVGAGNVATIYSKGDAIQGQLKSPRANPEGGGTYSKFRTQRPAFATDKLWQELSSHGVTVTARPVVQERSFLSNLLISLIPIVILAAVWIFFARRIGAGLGGAGGMFGRKPPPKPVGPRPDSKRTTFADVAGIDEVKGELDDVVDFLEHPDAYRRMGAKLPRGVLLAGQPGTGKTLLARAVAGEAGVPFFSASASEFIEMIVGVGASRVRELFAEARKVAPSIIFIDEIDTIGRARGSGASMSGHDEREQTLNQILTEMDGFSGSEGVIVIAATNRADILDPALTRPGRFDRVVNVAPPDRGGREAILRIHTRDIPLAPDVDLPQMARVTPGMTGADLANLANEAALLAVKRKQDQVTAGDLSEALEKVQLGAERTLVMPEEDRRRTAYHESGHALLGMLQPGADPVRKITIVPRGRALGVTMSTPEVERYAHSEEYLRGRIIGALGGMAAEDVVYGVVTTGAENDLEQVTNIARGMVARWGMSERVGRLSALPSDAQQAYGLAAAPHTLDVIDGEMRRIVDECYEEALHKLREHRGRLDALAGALLESETLEEAEAYRIAGIPRLAKESETA